A genomic segment from Nocardia cyriacigeorgica GUH-2 encodes:
- a CDS encoding succinic semialdehyde dehydrogenase codes for MPAPEADVFTRLSALAAIDGAEARPTRTITEVFTGRPLGTVPVGTAEDVADAFTRARAAQAHWAARPAAERAAVFERYRALIVDEREYLMDVIQAETGKARWAAQEEVMGLMLAARYFSRVAPGLLEPHKVPGAFPVLNRAQVRTQPKGVVGVVAPWNYPLVLSIGDSIPALLAGNAVVVKPDSQTPFSSLAGAELLYRAGLPRDLLAVVTGPGTVVGTAIVDSCDYLMFTGSSATGQTLAQQCGKRLIGFSAELGGKNPMIVTRGANLDKAAKAAVRACFSNAGQLCISIERIYVERSIAEEFTAKFVAATEAAKLGVAYDFSTDIGSLISESQLETVSKHVADATSKGAKVLTGGKARPDLGPLFFEPTVLADVTDEMECGRNETFGPLVSIYPVDSVDEAVRLANDTDYGLNASVWAASPSEGEQIAQRLRTGTVCVDEGYAPAWGTTGAPMGGMGISGVGRRHGADGLLKFTEPQTIVVTRFMNLDPPPMLSQDKWQRFLMTIARNLRFLPGR; via the coding sequence ATGCCCGCGCCGGAAGCCGACGTATTCACCCGCTTGAGCGCCCTGGCGGCGATCGACGGCGCCGAGGCACGCCCCACCAGAACCATCACCGAGGTGTTCACCGGACGCCCGCTCGGCACCGTGCCGGTCGGTACCGCCGAGGACGTGGCCGACGCGTTCACCAGAGCCAGGGCCGCCCAAGCACATTGGGCCGCCCGCCCGGCCGCCGAACGCGCGGCGGTCTTCGAGCGCTATCGCGCGCTCATCGTCGACGAGCGCGAATACCTGATGGACGTCATCCAGGCCGAGACCGGTAAGGCGCGCTGGGCCGCCCAGGAAGAGGTCATGGGCCTGATGCTGGCGGCCCGCTACTTCTCGCGGGTCGCGCCCGGGCTGCTCGAACCGCACAAGGTGCCCGGCGCCTTCCCGGTGCTCAACCGGGCCCAAGTGCGCACCCAGCCCAAGGGCGTCGTCGGTGTGGTCGCGCCCTGGAACTATCCGCTGGTGCTCTCCATCGGCGATTCCATCCCGGCGCTGCTGGCCGGCAATGCCGTGGTGGTCAAGCCCGACAGCCAGACCCCGTTCTCCTCGCTGGCCGGCGCCGAACTGCTCTACCGCGCGGGTCTGCCGCGCGATCTGCTGGCCGTGGTGACCGGACCGGGCACGGTGGTCGGCACCGCGATCGTCGACTCCTGCGACTACCTGATGTTCACCGGCTCCTCGGCCACCGGGCAGACCCTGGCCCAGCAGTGCGGCAAGCGCCTGATCGGCTTCTCCGCCGAACTCGGCGGCAAGAACCCGATGATCGTCACCCGCGGGGCGAACCTGGACAAGGCGGCCAAGGCGGCGGTGCGGGCCTGCTTCTCCAACGCCGGCCAGCTGTGCATCTCGATCGAACGGATCTATGTCGAGCGCTCGATCGCCGAGGAGTTCACCGCCAAGTTCGTGGCCGCGACCGAGGCCGCGAAACTCGGTGTGGCCTACGACTTCTCCACCGATATCGGGTCGCTGATCTCCGAATCGCAGCTCGAGACGGTGTCCAAGCACGTCGCCGACGCGACGTCCAAGGGCGCCAAGGTCCTCACCGGCGGCAAGGCCCGCCCCGACCTCGGGCCGCTGTTCTTCGAGCCGACCGTGCTCGCCGACGTCACCGACGAGATGGAGTGCGGGCGCAACGAGACCTTCGGCCCGCTGGTCTCGATCTACCCGGTCGATTCGGTCGATGAGGCCGTGCGCCTGGCCAACGACACCGACTACGGCCTCAATGCCAGCGTGTGGGCGGCCAGCCCGTCCGAAGGTGAGCAGATCGCCCAGCGGCTGCGCACCGGCACCGTCTGCGTGGACGAGGGTTATGCCCCGGCCTGGGGCACCACCGGCGCGCCGATGGGCGGCATGGGGATCTCCGGTGTCGGCCGCAGGCACGGCGCCGACGGGCTGCTGAAGTTCACCGAACCGCAGACCATCGTCGTCACGCGGTTCATGAATCTGGATCCGCCGCCGATGCTGTCGCAGGACAAGTGGCAGCGGTTCCTGATGACCATCGCCCGCAACCTGCGTTTCCTGCCCGGACGCTGA
- a CDS encoding DUF779 domain-containing protein yields MLVRSRIRDRRDDFCGTRALMPERSVRGDATEAARSVLRHLIDQHGPVLLLLGAGATAPICLRARDFHADDGDVLVTRLPWHTEFWMSGDNCARYARDHLTLDVRPEVAGDAATTSLEAAEGSRFVLRVRPLDDAESAAAAAAPPPRTGADRLR; encoded by the coding sequence GTGCTGGTTCGATCCCGAATCCGAGACCGCCGCGACGACTTCTGCGGCACCCGCGCGCTGATGCCGGAGCGCAGTGTCCGCGGCGATGCCACCGAGGCGGCACGCTCGGTGTTGCGGCACCTGATCGACCAGCACGGGCCCGTGCTCCTATTGCTCGGCGCGGGCGCGACGGCCCCGATCTGCCTGCGGGCCCGCGATTTTCATGCCGACGACGGCGATGTGCTGGTCACTCGGCTGCCCTGGCATACCGAGTTCTGGATGAGTGGCGACAATTGCGCCCGCTACGCGCGCGATCACCTCACCCTCGACGTGCGGCCGGAGGTCGCCGGTGATGCCGCGACCACCTCGCTGGAAGCCGCGGAAGGTTCGCGGTTCGTGCTGCGGGTCCGCCCGCTGGACGACGCCGAGTCCGCCGCCGCGGCGGCCGCTCCCCCACCCCGCACCGGCGCCGACCGCCTGCGCTGA
- a CDS encoding MmcQ/YjbR family DNA-binding protein yields the protein MPKRSRPARAADVHELAAAMPHVTRVDGPRGNAVYQVGGKSFVFFRTPRPDAVDPDTGEKYDDVIMFWVPSEGDKLALVQDRTTPFFTTAHFDGHPSVLVRAAHLHRITRQELAEIIADAWLSRASARRARLWLAEHPIPG from the coding sequence ATGCCGAAGCGCTCGCGGCCCGCGCGAGCGGCCGATGTGCACGAACTGGCCGCCGCCATGCCGCATGTGACGCGCGTCGACGGCCCGCGCGGCAATGCCGTCTACCAGGTGGGCGGCAAATCGTTCGTGTTCTTCCGCACCCCGCGCCCCGACGCCGTCGACCCGGATACGGGCGAGAAGTACGACGACGTGATCATGTTCTGGGTGCCGTCGGAAGGCGACAAGCTCGCGCTGGTCCAGGACCGCACCACCCCGTTCTTCACCACCGCGCATTTCGACGGCCATCCCTCGGTGCTGGTGCGTGCGGCGCACCTGCACCGGATCACCCGGCAGGAGCTGGCCGAGATCATCGCCGATGCGTGGCTCTCGCGCGCTTCGGCCCGGCGCGCGCGACTGTGGCTGGCCGAGCATCCGATCCCCGGGTGA
- a CDS encoding DUF742 domain-containing protein, translated as MTRMGEPWFDEAAGPLVRPYAVTRGRTMGAAHDLDMLTAVVAARPAPTMRRVEPEYAQIVVACAQPRSVAEVAATLKLPLAVTKILVGDLIGDGHLIFRAPVQPEAGPGDLNVLRAVLDGIRKI; from the coding sequence ATGACGCGTATGGGTGAGCCGTGGTTCGACGAGGCGGCGGGTCCGCTGGTGCGGCCCTATGCGGTGACGCGTGGGCGCACGATGGGCGCCGCGCACGATCTGGACATGCTCACCGCGGTCGTCGCGGCGCGTCCCGCACCGACCATGCGGCGTGTCGAACCCGAATACGCGCAGATCGTCGTGGCGTGTGCGCAGCCGCGATCGGTGGCGGAGGTGGCGGCCACCTTGAAACTGCCACTGGCAGTGACCAAGATTCTCGTCGGAGATCTGATCGGTGACGGGCACCTGATCTTCCGGGCTCCGGTGCAACCGGAGGCCGGGCCCGGCGACCTCAACGTATTGCGAGCGGTACTGGATGGAATCCGAAAAATTTGA
- a CDS encoding DUF5997 family protein produces MSPDKKPQTMKPLTAANKLGIYLPAAPEEFRNTPITRAELDKLRTDPPQWLTDLRRTGPFPRDITARKLGVSNSGLARAEVSDALTADEIAALLADPPEWLLRERDNYAAVQAENARIKAKEAERREATNRPAKNR; encoded by the coding sequence GTGAGCCCGGACAAGAAACCGCAGACCATGAAGCCGCTGACGGCGGCGAACAAACTCGGCATCTACCTTCCGGCGGCCCCCGAGGAATTTCGCAACACCCCGATCACCCGGGCCGAGCTCGACAAGCTGCGCACCGACCCGCCCCAGTGGCTGACCGACCTGCGTCGCACCGGCCCCTTCCCGCGCGATATCACCGCCCGCAAGCTCGGCGTGTCCAACAGCGGCCTGGCCCGCGCCGAGGTCTCCGACGCGCTGACCGCCGACGAGATCGCCGCGCTGCTCGCCGACCCGCCGGAATGGCTGCTGCGTGAACGCGACAACTACGCCGCCGTGCAGGCCGAGAACGCGCGCATCAAGGCCAAGGAAGCCGAACGCCGGGAAGCCACCAACCGCCCGGCCAAGAACCGCTAG
- a CDS encoding ATP-binding protein — translation MFRARLGVRTRILAIALIPSLTLLVVGVGAAGYLVDRGNHGKQWAEAMQSAIEPTRQLLEAIQQERRLTLAHLAGDPDAAAELATARPRVDAAFQSLIEASNPLRELDSETIGDNVGDFVTLGQQLAMVRTGADARALPTPDAYTFYTRVLDVITIGTQLAQRSAPDPAVVVQLALSTRLIYGIEAVSRSNALVEAALVDGSGVVALPEEFVAQVGAHHTMLPQLAGELEPAYRDKMQALLASPAWQRLSAMEHALMQRTLDPPAESSGTSDEQTGTGSSRTSSRTSSDDEPAPLPSTAEEWQAAAAEVDNALLDIWDLHNTNAQQLARDSATESAAASLALGVTVLLMSVMAFLVSLVLANRFIRRLKRLRDQTLALADESLPDMLRRLRAGEDVDPVAEAPRLDFGHDEVGAVATAFEHAHAAAVTAAVTEARTREGVRAVFLNIAHRSQIVVHRQLEILDAAEQREEDPAMLETLFRLDHLATRERRNAENLIILGGGEPGRRWRNPVPLIDLVRSAIGETLDYTRVRLGTLPQSRIAGNGVADLVHLLAELVDNATSFSPPQSRVEVTGNIVGKGLVVEISDQGMGMDADELARVNQMLADPPDFGVASLSADSRLGLFVVGQLAARHDISVRLSESDYGGVRAIVLVPSKLLLPGEPGPATSEPVTEPRRRPALPAASESATHAVESAPAQTATLLAEPPAEPAPATQPEPMERTADGRPALPRRNRQTSLAPQLAQPVTPQPAAQRPRTAEQARDLMSAIENGTRQGRKPLPADDLAAPAQPSPAPKEQEG, via the coding sequence ATGTTCAGAGCGAGGCTCGGTGTCCGGACCCGGATACTGGCGATCGCGCTCATTCCGAGCCTGACTCTGCTGGTGGTCGGCGTGGGCGCAGCGGGATACCTGGTCGACCGGGGCAATCACGGCAAACAGTGGGCCGAGGCCATGCAGTCGGCGATCGAGCCGACCCGTCAGCTACTGGAAGCGATTCAGCAGGAACGCCGCCTCACCCTTGCGCACCTGGCCGGCGATCCGGACGCCGCCGCCGAACTGGCCACCGCCCGCCCCCGCGTCGACGCGGCGTTCCAGTCGCTGATCGAAGCGTCGAATCCGTTGCGCGAACTGGACTCCGAAACCATCGGCGACAACGTCGGCGATTTCGTGACCCTCGGCCAGCAGCTGGCCATGGTGCGCACCGGCGCCGACGCGCGCGCCCTGCCCACCCCCGACGCCTACACCTTCTACACCCGCGTACTCGACGTCATCACCATCGGCACCCAGCTGGCACAGCGCTCGGCGCCCGACCCCGCGGTGGTGGTTCAGCTGGCGCTGTCGACGCGGCTCATCTACGGCATCGAGGCGGTCTCGCGCAGCAATGCGCTGGTGGAGGCGGCGCTGGTCGACGGCAGCGGTGTGGTCGCGCTGCCGGAGGAGTTCGTCGCCCAGGTCGGCGCGCACCACACCATGCTTCCGCAGCTGGCCGGCGAACTCGAGCCGGCGTATCGCGACAAGATGCAGGCGCTGCTGGCGAGCCCGGCCTGGCAGCGGCTGTCGGCGATGGAACACGCGCTGATGCAGCGCACCCTCGACCCACCGGCGGAGTCGAGCGGAACCAGTGACGAGCAGACCGGCACCGGCTCGAGCCGCACGAGCAGCCGCACCAGCAGTGACGACGAACCGGCGCCGCTGCCGTCGACGGCCGAGGAATGGCAGGCCGCGGCCGCCGAGGTCGACAACGCGCTGCTCGACATCTGGGACCTGCACAACACCAATGCCCAGCAGCTGGCCCGTGATTCCGCCACCGAATCCGCGGCCGCCTCGCTGGCGCTGGGCGTCACGGTGCTGCTGATGAGTGTCATGGCGTTCCTGGTGTCGCTGGTGCTGGCCAACCGGTTCATCCGCAGGCTCAAGCGCTTGCGCGACCAGACCCTGGCCTTGGCCGATGAGAGCCTGCCGGACATGCTGCGACGGCTGCGCGCGGGCGAGGACGTCGATCCGGTCGCCGAAGCGCCCCGCCTGGACTTCGGCCACGACGAGGTCGGCGCGGTCGCCACCGCCTTCGAGCACGCGCACGCCGCGGCGGTCACCGCGGCCGTCACCGAGGCCCGCACCCGCGAGGGTGTGCGCGCGGTCTTCCTCAATATCGCCCACCGCAGCCAGATCGTGGTGCACCGGCAGCTGGAGATCCTCGACGCCGCCGAACAGCGCGAAGAGGATCCGGCGATGCTGGAGACGCTGTTCCGGCTCGACCACCTCGCCACCCGCGAACGCCGCAACGCCGAGAACCTGATCATTCTCGGCGGCGGCGAGCCCGGCCGGCGCTGGCGCAATCCGGTCCCGCTGATCGACCTGGTGCGCAGCGCGATCGGTGAGACCCTCGACTACACCCGGGTGCGCCTTGGCACGCTGCCGCAGTCGCGCATCGCCGGCAACGGCGTCGCCGACCTGGTGCATCTGCTGGCCGAGCTGGTCGACAACGCCACCTCGTTCTCCCCGCCGCAATCACGGGTCGAGGTCACCGGCAATATCGTCGGCAAGGGCCTGGTGGTCGAGATCAGCGACCAGGGCATGGGCATGGACGCCGACGAGCTCGCGCGGGTCAACCAGATGCTCGCCGATCCACCCGATTTCGGTGTCGCGTCGCTGTCGGCCGATTCCCGGCTCGGGCTGTTCGTGGTCGGTCAGCTGGCCGCGCGCCACGACATCTCGGTGCGGTTGAGCGAATCCGACTACGGCGGTGTGCGGGCCATCGTGCTGGTGCCGTCGAAGCTGCTGCTGCCGGGCGAGCCCGGCCCCGCGACCAGCGAACCCGTCACCGAGCCCCGGCGGCGGCCTGCCCTGCCGGCGGCGAGCGAATCCGCCACGCACGCCGTGGAATCCGCACCGGCCCAGACGGCCACCCTGCTGGCCGAACCGCCCGCCGAGCCCGCGCCGGCCACCCAGCCCGAGCCGATGGAACGGACCGCCGACGGTCGTCCCGCTTTACCGCGGCGCAACCGGCAGACTAGTCTCGCACCGCAATTGGCGCAGCCGGTCACCCCGCAGCCCGCCGCGCAGCGACCTCGCACGGCCGAACAGGCCCGGGATCTGATGTCTGCCATCGAAAACGGCACCAGACAAGGTCGCAAACCGCTGCCCGCCGACGATCTCGCCGCACCGGCGCAGCCGAGCCCGGCCCCGAAGGAACAGGAAGGCTAA
- a CDS encoding TetR/AcrR family transcriptional regulator gives MARRAYRTGLTPAAITEAAVALTAERGLDGWTMRDLTARLDTSLSVIYHHIGDRERVCAAVVDKIYADMRLPLDDTDWRALLHRVLTAMIDQLAQYPGVAAWLLRNGPQTEQLVPVLDAGVARMLEAGWGEESATAYSIAFNTCLGLIALDDQRARDPDGGGLTGLHRMLDTHPDAGVGAEQMRRMVTDFIAADEAERRRVRREYGRYALERLLDGLELRLAELKATAESE, from the coding sequence GTGGCTCGGCGCGCATACCGGACCGGCCTGACCCCGGCGGCCATCACCGAGGCCGCCGTCGCGCTGACCGCCGAACGCGGCCTCGATGGCTGGACCATGCGCGACCTCACCGCCCGCCTGGACACCTCGCTGTCGGTGATCTATCACCACATCGGCGACCGCGAACGGGTCTGCGCCGCCGTCGTGGACAAGATCTACGCCGATATGCGCCTGCCGCTCGACGACACCGATTGGCGGGCCTTACTGCACCGGGTGCTGACGGCGATGATCGACCAGCTGGCGCAGTATCCCGGCGTCGCCGCATGGCTGCTGCGCAACGGTCCGCAAACCGAACAACTGGTGCCCGTGCTCGATGCCGGTGTGGCGCGCATGCTCGAGGCCGGTTGGGGCGAGGAATCGGCCACTGCCTATTCGATCGCGTTCAACACCTGCCTCGGCCTGATCGCCCTCGACGATCAGCGCGCCCGCGATCCCGACGGCGGTGGCCTGACCGGTCTGCATCGGATGCTGGACACCCACCCCGATGCCGGCGTGGGTGCCGAGCAGATGCGCCGCATGGTCACCGATTTCATCGCGGCCGATGAGGCCGAACGCCGCAGAGTCCGGCGCGAATACGGCCGATACGCGTTGGAGCGTTTGCTCGATGGGCTGGAATTGCGGTTGGCCGAACTGAAGGCGACCGCGGAGTCCGAGTAG
- a CDS encoding roadblock/LC7 domain-containing protein, with the protein MSASPASDLNWLLDDLVERLAGVRYAVVLSTDGLLLGHSAGIAREDGEHFAAMSSTLYGLARSAGSRFDGGGVRQAVIELDRAVLFVTSAGDNACLALQASENANLGMVAYEMNLTVQRVGNYLSTTARNGAAEVESQR; encoded by the coding sequence GTGTCCGCTTCTCCCGCAAGTGATCTCAACTGGCTGCTCGACGATCTGGTCGAGCGGCTGGCCGGCGTCCGGTACGCGGTCGTCCTGTCCACCGACGGTTTGCTGCTCGGGCATTCCGCCGGGATCGCGCGCGAGGACGGCGAGCACTTCGCCGCCATGTCCTCCACGCTCTACGGTTTGGCGCGCAGTGCGGGCAGCCGGTTCGACGGCGGCGGCGTGCGCCAAGCCGTCATCGAACTCGACCGCGCCGTGCTGTTCGTGACCTCCGCCGGCGACAACGCCTGCCTGGCGCTGCAAGCCTCCGAGAACGCGAATCTGGGCATGGTGGCCTATGAGATGAACCTGACCGTGCAGCGGGTGGGCAACTACCTGTCGACCACCGCGCGCAATGGCGCCGCCGAGGTCGAATCACAGCGGTGA
- a CDS encoding maleylpyruvate isomerase family mycothiol-dependent enzyme — protein sequence MDREQCWWAIEQQRRAVAAVLDEIGEDEWDTPSLCTGWRIREVAAHIAMTPQPLSLWTIAREFSRARGDYNVLVDTLARAHARRPTTQLVAEIRDTAASRRLPKVTNYRNVLFDIIVHGQDISIPLGRPVPVPKDAAAAAATRAYAVGRPVWRPRRLDGFRLRATDTAWAVGAGAEIAGPIIALLLLITGRPIALDQLTGPGVDEAAVRLKQGVS from the coding sequence ATGGACCGAGAACAATGCTGGTGGGCGATCGAGCAGCAGCGCCGCGCGGTCGCCGCGGTGCTGGACGAGATCGGCGAGGACGAATGGGACACGCCGTCGCTGTGCACGGGCTGGCGTATCCGTGAGGTCGCCGCTCATATCGCCATGACACCGCAGCCACTGTCGTTGTGGACCATCGCGCGCGAATTCTCCCGTGCGCGTGGCGATTACAACGTGCTCGTCGATACCTTGGCCCGCGCGCATGCCCGTCGCCCCACCACCCAACTGGTGGCCGAGATTCGGGATACGGCCGCGTCGCGCCGGCTGCCGAAGGTCACCAACTACCGCAATGTGCTGTTCGACATCATCGTGCACGGCCAGGACATCTCGATTCCGCTGGGCCGCCCCGTCCCGGTCCCCAAGGACGCCGCCGCGGCTGCGGCCACCCGCGCTTACGCCGTGGGCCGGCCGGTCTGGCGGCCCCGGCGCCTCGACGGATTCCGCCTGCGCGCCACCGACACGGCATGGGCCGTGGGCGCGGGCGCGGAGATCGCCGGCCCGATCATCGCGCTACTACTGCTGATCACCGGCAGGCCGATCGCGCTGGACCAGCTCACCGGGCCCGGGGTGGACGAGGCGGCGGTGCGCTTGAAGCAGGGCGTCAGCTGA
- a CDS encoding ABC transporter ATP-binding protein, whose protein sequence is MSTAVSEPITAVAEPAAATGLRAVLSPARRPLAVAAALQVVGALAAMAPYLAVVGIARELLADAPADRGAVWSWVVVAGLGFLIRTGCAAAAYTISHRADADVAAGLRRAMADRLGRVPLGWFTARSSGRVKRALTDDVTAIHHLVAHAINDLVAAVVTPVVALVYLFVLDWRLALVCLVPLIAWFVLTAVMSRDEAARMARWNAELEKVDAAVIEYVDGIAVVKAFGQADRAQDRYRRAGDDLARFLGEWIGPMHRLEAVASVLISPPVLLVVALGAGVWLGTEPAELIAFTMLVVGLGAPVLAIGFGALAMQVARAAADRIAGVLATPELPHARVPVVPNGTRVDFEGVRFSYDGRGYALDGIDLTLAPGTVTALVGASGSGKSTLARLLPRFWDVDAGSVRIGGVDVRDIAEHELYRHIGFVFQETSLLRTSIRDNIALARPAADAATIEAAARAAAIHERILTLPRGYDSEVGVDAQLSGGEAQRIAIARAIVADAPILVLDEATAFADPESEAAVQDALSRLIAGRTLLVIAHRLHTIRGADRIVVLSRGRVVETGHHDELLAAAGEYARMWAAQTLSKELSR, encoded by the coding sequence ATGAGTACTGCGGTATCGGAGCCGATCACGGCCGTCGCGGAGCCAGCGGCCGCCACGGGACTGCGCGCGGTGCTGTCACCTGCGCGCCGGCCACTGGCCGTGGCGGCCGCCCTTCAGGTCGTCGGTGCGCTGGCCGCCATGGCGCCCTACCTCGCGGTCGTCGGGATCGCACGCGAACTGCTCGCCGACGCGCCGGCCGACCGCGGCGCGGTGTGGAGCTGGGTCGTCGTCGCAGGCCTCGGCTTCCTGATTCGCACCGGCTGCGCGGCCGCCGCGTACACCATCAGCCATCGCGCCGACGCCGACGTCGCCGCCGGACTGCGCCGTGCCATGGCCGATCGGCTCGGCCGGGTCCCGCTCGGCTGGTTCACCGCGCGCAGCTCCGGACGGGTGAAACGGGCGCTGACCGACGACGTCACCGCCATCCACCACCTGGTGGCGCACGCGATCAACGACCTGGTCGCCGCCGTCGTGACCCCGGTGGTGGCGCTGGTGTACCTGTTCGTGCTGGATTGGCGGCTGGCGCTGGTGTGCCTGGTGCCGTTGATCGCCTGGTTCGTCCTCACCGCGGTGATGTCGCGGGATGAAGCTGCCCGGATGGCGCGCTGGAACGCCGAACTCGAGAAGGTCGACGCCGCCGTTATCGAATACGTCGATGGCATCGCGGTGGTGAAGGCGTTCGGCCAGGCCGACCGCGCACAGGATCGCTACCGGCGCGCCGGCGACGACCTCGCCCGCTTCCTCGGCGAATGGATCGGCCCGATGCACCGGCTCGAAGCGGTGGCCTCGGTGTTGATCTCGCCGCCGGTACTGCTGGTCGTGGCTCTGGGCGCAGGGGTATGGCTCGGTACCGAACCGGCCGAGCTCATCGCCTTCACCATGCTGGTGGTCGGTTTGGGCGCGCCGGTGCTGGCGATCGGATTCGGCGCGCTGGCCATGCAGGTGGCGCGCGCCGCCGCCGACCGGATCGCCGGCGTGCTCGCCACGCCCGAACTGCCACACGCGCGAGTCCCGGTGGTGCCCAACGGTACTCGGGTCGACTTCGAGGGGGTCCGGTTCTCCTACGACGGACGCGGATACGCCCTCGACGGCATCGACCTCACGCTGGCGCCCGGCACCGTCACCGCGCTTGTCGGCGCCTCCGGGTCGGGGAAATCGACGCTGGCCCGGCTGCTGCCGCGATTCTGGGATGTCGACGCGGGATCGGTGCGCATCGGCGGCGTCGACGTCCGCGATATCGCCGAACACGAGCTGTACCGCCACATCGGGTTCGTCTTCCAGGAGACCTCACTGCTGCGCACCTCGATTCGCGACAATATCGCGCTGGCTCGGCCGGCGGCCGATGCGGCCACGATCGAAGCGGCAGCGCGCGCGGCGGCCATCCACGAGCGGATCCTCACGCTGCCGCGCGGCTACGACAGCGAGGTCGGGGTCGACGCGCAGCTGTCCGGCGGCGAAGCCCAGCGCATCGCGATCGCCCGCGCGATCGTCGCCGACGCACCGATCCTGGTGCTGGACGAGGCGACCGCCTTCGCCGACCCGGAATCGGAAGCGGCGGTGCAGGACGCGCTGTCGCGGCTGATCGCGGGCCGCACCCTGCTGGTGATCGCCCACCGCCTGCACACCATCCGCGGTGCCGATCGCATCGTGGTGCTCTCCCGCGGGCGCGTGGTGGAGACCGGCCATCATGACGAATTGCTCGCCGCCGCCGGCGAGTACGCGCGGATGTGGGCCGCCCAAACACTGTCGAAGGAGCTGTCCCGATGA
- a CDS encoding MarR family winged helix-turn-helix transcriptional regulator — protein sequence MDRSAEPMLGLLLFLPYRAMENRVFAALAEAGYRDITLAQARIVQRIAPGGIRLTELAEQAQVTKQTAGFLVDQLERAGYVERVPDPTDGRARLVRLSARGQQATSVANAVAAEVENEWADYLGPRTTEQLRRALTRLRDITDPYR from the coding sequence ATGGACCGGTCCGCGGAGCCCATGCTCGGGCTGCTGCTGTTCTTGCCGTATCGGGCGATGGAGAACCGGGTCTTCGCCGCGCTGGCCGAAGCGGGGTACCGCGATATCACGCTCGCGCAGGCCAGGATCGTGCAGCGAATCGCGCCCGGCGGCATCCGGCTCACCGAGCTCGCCGAACAAGCGCAGGTCACCAAGCAGACGGCGGGGTTCCTGGTCGACCAGCTCGAGCGCGCGGGCTACGTCGAACGAGTGCCCGACCCCACCGACGGCCGGGCCCGGCTGGTGCGCTTGTCGGCGCGCGGGCAGCAGGCGACCTCGGTCGCGAACGCCGTCGCGGCCGAGGTCGAGAACGAGTGGGCCGACTACCTGGGACCGCGCACGACCGAGCAGCTGCGCCGCGCCCTGACCCGTCTGCGGGATATCACCGACCCCTACCGGTAG
- a CDS encoding LysR family transcriptional regulator: MSRFASIDIVRLRWFVAVAEELHFARAAKALHISRQKLSHTVIELENELGVKLFVPGASPTRLTGDGAELLAEAKQLIAAAEAEQPASGPAESAGLRVGFVPGVTVSKWERIWAERFPGIALALEPIAQADQLDALRDGRVDMCFVRLPIDTTGLSAIPLYRELPVVVVPKEHPISVFTEVTTGDLAEEQRQDTSDLDRAAGSIELVAAGVGVAIVPHSIARLHARRDVVYRTVTDAPATDIALAWPADRTTELVEEFIGVVRGRSERSSRAPSAERAAAPTRGGKKPAAEKKPAKPRSSGARSSAKKPARRRGR; the protein is encoded by the coding sequence ATGAGCCGCTTCGCTTCGATCGATATCGTGCGTCTGCGCTGGTTCGTCGCGGTCGCGGAGGAGCTGCATTTCGCGCGGGCGGCGAAGGCGCTGCACATCTCCCGCCAGAAGCTCAGCCACACCGTCATCGAGCTGGAGAACGAACTCGGGGTGAAGCTGTTCGTGCCGGGGGCGAGCCCCACACGGTTGACCGGGGACGGCGCCGAACTGCTGGCCGAGGCCAAGCAACTCATCGCCGCGGCCGAGGCCGAGCAACCCGCTTCCGGTCCGGCTGAGAGCGCCGGGCTGCGGGTCGGTTTCGTGCCCGGCGTCACGGTGTCGAAATGGGAGCGGATCTGGGCCGAACGGTTTCCCGGGATCGCGCTGGCGCTCGAACCGATCGCACAGGCCGACCAGCTCGACGCCCTGCGCGACGGCCGCGTCGACATGTGTTTCGTACGGCTGCCCATCGACACCACGGGGTTGAGCGCAATCCCGCTCTACCGCGAACTGCCCGTCGTCGTGGTGCCCAAAGAGCATCCGATCTCGGTGTTCACCGAGGTCACCACCGGCGATCTGGCCGAGGAACAGCGCCAGGACACCAGCGATCTCGATCGCGCCGCCGGCAGCATCGAATTGGTGGCCGCCGGCGTCGGGGTGGCGATCGTGCCGCATTCGATCGCCCGGCTGCACGCCCGCCGCGATGTGGTGTACCGGACGGTGACCGATGCGCCGGCGACCGACATCGCCCTCGCCTGGCCCGCCGACCGGACCACCGAGCTGGTTGAAGAGTTCATCGGCGTGGTCCGCGGCCGCTCCGAACGTAGCTCCCGCGCACCGTCGGCAGAGCGGGCGGCAGCGCCCACGCGCGGCGGCAAGAAACCGGCCGCCGAAAAGAAGCCAGCGAAGCCGCGATCATCCGGTGCCCGTTCGAGCGCCAAGAAACCGGCCCGGCGACGCGGCCGCTAG